ATACTTCCCATAAAACCTAGTTCCTCACCAACAAGGGCAAATATAAAATCCGTATGTTTTTCAGGTAGAAAATTTTGTGCATGAGTTCCTTTAAATAATCCTGTACCAAAAAACTGCCCAGAACCTACTGATATTTTAGATTGAAGAACATGATATCCTCCACCTGTAGGATCTGAATCAGGATTAAGAAAAACTAAAATTCTATTTTTTTGATATGCTTTAAGTATATATTGCCAAGCAATAGGTATAACAATGATACAAGACAAAAATCCCCCTAGAATATATTTATAATCTATTCCACAAATATATATCATTGTGATAGTAATAAAAATAAAAGATAGAGCAGTTCCTAAATCAGGTTGTATCATTACAAGTATAATAGGCACTCCCACAAAACAAAGGGCTGAAAATAAATATTTTATTTTATTTAAATTATCTTTTACTAATTCAAGAAATTTTGCAAAAGTAATAATAAATCCTATTTTTGCAATTTCCGATGGTTGTATCCCAATACCTCCTATTCGAATCCACCTTTGTGCTCCCCATTGCTCTTTTCCTGTACCAAGAAGAATAACTCCTGCCAATAATAGAAAATTAAATATATAAATAATCTTATATGCACGTCCAATATTTCGATAATCTATGTAAATTATTATAAACATAAAAATTAATCCAATAATAAGGGATAGAATTTGAGTAATAATATATTTTTTTCCATCTTCAAAATTAGATGTTGCACTACTAATCATAAGAATCCCAAACAATGATATAAAAATTACCATAGCAAATAAAAAAACATCAAAATATTTTATATGTCTTTTTAAATTAAAAGATTTCTTAAAATCAATATTTTTTCTTCTAATCAATAGTACACCAACCTTCTAGATTTCATTAAATCGCTTTGATTTAATAACTCTGTTTTTTTCATTCTCTTACATAAAAAATCTATCTACATTATAAATTTCACTTTTAATTTTTTTACAAATTTTAAAACTTAATCTTAGAAATTTATAAAATAATGATATTTAAGCAATCTTTATATCACTTTATGACAAAACAAAATTCATTATAACATTAACTTTTTTAAAATTAAACGAAAACAAATTAAATTCACAATTTATTTACCTACCTTTAAAAAATAATTTAATATATAAAATAAATTTTATTAATAGATACTATCAGCTATTGTAATAGCTTTTTCAAAGGTTATTTAAGAAAATTATTGAATACTATTATTAAAGATAATTAATAAGCCATAAATCAAATAGATTATAGATTTTATACATAACTTAATATATATAATCTACATGATATATTATAGGGAGATGAAAATAATGAAGATTAAAAGCAATTTAAATCAACTTATATTAATAGGCTTTTTAGTTATGTTTTCATCTCAAATATGCATAAAATTATTTGTAAATTATTTCAATATATCCTTTGGTATTATAATTCTAATAATCATACTATATATGATTGAAATAGATAATAAAATAATGGTAGCCCTCACCTCTTCTTTTCTTGTATATCTAATAAGGTTCTCAGTTTATTTCTTGGAAAATAATGAAATAAATTCTGCTCTTAAATTCGGTATAATAAATCACTTTCCAGAGTTTATATTTTACTTAGTTTATATAACTATATATTTTATTACTATTAAAAATAAAAATTTAAATTCTCTTTTATTTAAACTTATTATTTGCGATTTTTTTGCCAACTTTACTGAAATGTATATTAGGCACACTATATATTTAGAGAATTTTAACTTTAATATAATTATAGGATTACTGTTTGTTGCATTTTTAAGATCCACATTAATATGGATTATGATAAATTTAATGATTAGATATAATACTACTCTCCTAAAAAAAGAACATACTGAAAGATACATAAAGCTCTTAACATCAAATTCTACTTTAAAAAGCGAAATTTATCTTATGGAAAAATCTATGGATAATATAGAAAATGTAATGGGAAAATCCTATAAATTGTACATGTATGCAACTCAAAAAAATTTAGATGATAAATTTAAAACAGAAATTATGAAAATTGCGAAGGACATACATGAAATCAAAAAGGAATTTAATTTAATAGTTAGAGGTGTTAACGAATTAACAAATACAAAGGAACTTAAAGACAGTATGAACTATTATGAAATTATAGACATATTAAGACATATGATAAATATAGAAATTAAAAATACAAACCTAAAATTCAAAATCCAAAAAGGAGAAAATTTTACTACTATACATCATTATTATCTGATATCAATATTTAGAAATGTAATTATGAATAGCATTGATTCTTTAAAAAATAGTTTTTCTGGTTTAATATATTTAAATCATTCTAATAGAACCATTGATAATACAGAGGGACATTATTTTGAAATTATAGATAACGGTATTGGAATAGCCAAAGAAGATAAAAAATATATATTTAATCCAGGATTTTCTACTAAAATTAATTTTGATACAGGTGATATAAATAGAGGGTTAGGACTAAGTATAGTGAAAGACATAGTTGAAAACAAACTAAATGGAGTTGTAAAATTAACATCCTCAAAAAGTAAAGGTACAAAATTTATGATTTTTATACCCAAGGACAGTTTAGAGGGGGGAAGAATTTGAGAATATTAATAATAGATGATGATATAAATGTTCATAAGATTCTTAATAAAATAATAAATCATGAATGCTTAGGAGATGTAATAGAATCTACTGCTTTAAATGGAGAAATTGGAGGATTTTTTATAGAAAAAGAAAAGCCTGATATTGTTATTGTAGATCTTTTGATGCCTGGTAAGGATGGCTTAACTTTAATTAAAGAATATAAAGCTAAATATCCTAACATTCAATATATAATGCTATCTCAAGTATCTTCTAAAAATATGATAGCCAAAGCTTATGAAAATGGTATTGAATTTTATATAAGTAAACCTATAAATGCAATTGAAGTTAAATCTATTTTAAAAAAAGTAATTAATAATGAAATTATGAAAAAAAAATTAGGAAATATAGATTCTATATTAAAAAAAGATAATTATACAACTAATATTAAAAGTATAATGAATAAACTAGGAATATTAGGTGAATCAGGCTGTGATGATATAATAAAAAGTATAGAATATATAATTCAAAGTGATTCTAAAGAATCCTATACTCTTAAAGAATTATTTAAAAAAATATCAGATAAGCCTAAATCTATAGAGCAAAGAATAAGAAGAACAGCCTTTGTAGCTTTAAATAATATTGCTAACTTAGGACTAGAAGATTATATGAATGATACTTTTGTAGAATTTTCAAATTCTATTTTTAGTTTTGAAGAAGTAAAAAAAGAAATGGATTATATAAGAGGAACATCCCATGAAAAAGGCTCTGTTAATGTGAAAAAATTTTTACAAGGAATAGCTTATTACATTAACAAATAATAAAAATAGATACTAAAAATTTGTTATTTTCAAGTTAAATAATAACTTATTACATTAGTAAATAAGCCCTATTTGAAATTGTTATAATTATAACAAAATACTTTTTGAAACTTTCCGAAACTTTTTGAAATTGAGATAGTATAGTCTAAATAATCAATCAATTCTGAAAACTAATCAAAAGCTTAAATCAAGGGAGGTTTCATATTGTGGAAATTTTAAAAGGAATGGGCTTATTGTTATTTACACTAGGATTATTTTCATTATTTAGCTTTAAAGCTCCTAAGGGGAGTAAAGCTATGTCAGGACTAGCAAATGCAGCAGTAGCTACTTTTTTAGTAGAAGCTATTCATAAATATATAAGTGGAAATTTTTTAGGTTTTACTTTTTTAGGTAAAGTTGGATCAGTATCAGGATCTATGGGCGGTGTAGCAGCAGCTATTTTAGTTCCAATATCTATGGGAGTAAATCCTATATATGCAGTAGTAGCTGGTGTAGCCTTAGGTGGATATGGAATATTGCCAGGATTCATAGCTGGTTATATTGTAGGACTTATAGCACCTATATTTGATAAAAAATTACCAGAAGGACTGAACACCATAATAGGAGCTCTTTTAATAGCTCCATTAGCAAGATTTATAGCTATGGGGATAGATCCTGTAGTTAATGCTACATTAGTTAATATTGGTCAGATGATATCCATAGCAGCTCAACAATCACCATTGATTATGGGATTCTTACTTGGTGGAATAATGAAGGTTGTATGTACCTCACCATTAAGTTCAATGGCAGTTACAGCTATGCTGGGACTACAAGGCTTAGCAATGGGTATTGCAGGTATAGCCTGTGTTGGAGGATCTTTTACAAATGGTATAATTTTTAAAAGGCTGAAATTAGGTGATAAAAGTAATATAATAGCAGTAATGTTAGAACCACTAACTCAAGCACCAATAGTAACTAAAAATCCTATTCCTATATATGGATCAAATATTCTAGGTGGAGGATTAGCGGGACTTTCAGCAGCATATTTTAATATAATAAATAATGCTCCAGGCACCGCATCTCCTATTCCAGGACTACTAGCACCTTTTGGATTTAATGATCCTAAAAAAGTTCTTATAGCTGTTATCTTCGCTGTAATAGGTGGAACAATAGGTGGACTTGTTGGATCAATTGTTTTTAAAGGGTTTGCTAAAAAGGATTATAAATCAGATGAAATTCCAAATAATGATATTAATAATATTTGTGGTAAAGCGTCCACAGAAATTGCTACTGATACTGCCGATACTAATGTTGATTCATTAAATGCTAAAAGTAATACTGAAAGTAATGCTTTTTAAATAGTTTAATACAGTAAAATTAGATAATTGAACTAAAGAAATAAAAATTCTTTATATTTTCTTAGATTATTCAAAAACCCTATGCATTTGCATAGGGCTTTTGAATGCCTTAATATTAAGTTCTCTTATATATTTTTTATTATTTAATTACTGTTTTTCCACCCATATATGGTTGCAATACAGTTGGAATATTTATAGAACCATCCTCATTTAAGTTATTTTCTAAGAAAGCTATAAGCATTCTTGGAGGAGCTACTACAGTATTATTTAATGTATGTGCAAAGTATTTGCCGTCTTTTCCATCTACACGAATCTTTAAACGACGTGCTTGTGCATCACCTAAGTTAGAGCAACTTCCTACTTCAAAGTATTTCTTTTGTCTAGGAGACCAAGCTTCTACGTCTACTGATTTTACTTTTAAGTCTGCTAAGTCACCAGAACAACATTCTAAAGTTCTAACTGGTATATCTAAAGAACGGAATAAATCTACTGTATTCTTCCATAATTTATCGTACCAATCCATACTTTCTTCTGGTTTACATACAACTATCATTTCTTGTTTTTCAAATTGATGAATTCTATATATACCTCTTTCTTCAATACCATGAGCACCCTTTTCCTTTCTGAAACAAGGTGAATAACTAGTTAAAGTTTGAGGTAGTGAATCCTCTTTTAGAATTGTATCTATAAATTTACCAATCATAGAGTGTTCACTAGTTCCGATTAAATATAAATCTTCTCCTTCGATTTTATACATCATAGAGTCCATTTCTGCAAAACTCATAACACCAGTTACAACTTCACTACGAATCATAAAAGGTGGAATACAATATGTAAATCCTCTATTTATCATGAAATCTCTTGCATAAGAAATCACTGCTGAATGAAGTCTTGCAATATCTCCCATGAAGTAATAGAACCCGTTACCTGCTACTTTTCTAGCACTATCTAAATCAATACCATTTAATTTTTCCATTATTTCAGTATGATATGGAATTTCAAAATCAGGTACAACAGGTTCTCCAAAACGTTCAACTTCTACATTTTCACTATCATCTTTACCAATAGGAACACTTGGATCAATTATGTTTGGAATAACCATAAGAATATCTTTAACCTTTTTACTTAAATCAGCTTCTTTTTCATCTAATTTAGCTAATTCTTCAGAATGTGCAGTAACTTTATTTTTAGTTTCTTCTGCTTCTTCTTTTTTTCCTTGAGCCATTAATGCACCGATTTGTTTTGAAATTTTATTTCTATTAGCTCTTAAAGATTCTACTTCCTTTTTTACTTCTCTTAATTCAGCATCTAAAGCTATTACTTCATCTACCAAATTAATCTTATTATCTTGAAACTTATTTTTTATATTTTGTTTAACAACTTCTGGGTTTTCTCTTATAAATTTTAAATCTAACATTTTCTACCTCCTAATAAAATATAAATAATTTTGCTTTTATCTTATAACTATCCGCTCTAATACCCATATCTTCTTAAAAATAGTAATAAAGAGCAGTTACGTAGCTAGATAACCATTTTCTAATGCCTAGAAAGAGTAAAATCTCCCTCTAAAGCCATAACTCTTTTTATAAAATAAAAAACTCCCGTCCCATATATAATTATATAACTGGGACGGAAGTATAATCCGCGTTGCCACCCAAATTGCTGGTTCTAATTAATAACCAACCACTCGAATAGTATGATAAAGGATACTAACCTTTCGATTCATCATCGACAGCTCCAAAAGTGGAAAGATTTTACCTTTCACCGATTCACACCAACCATCGGCTCTCTGAAGAAATTTAAAAATCGTAGCTTTTATAATCACTGTTTTATATATATAAATTGTATGCTAACTATATAAACATATATTTTTTCTAATACAAAAACTAATTTTAATATTTATTATTTATAATATCATATTAACCAATTAATTTCTAGTGCTTCCTAGAAATTGTTTCATGAAGATTAAATAATTTAAACAAATTGTTTAATGAATAAAACTGTAATAAATTAAAAAATTTAATTTTTGATTTATTAGAGAAAAATAACTCAATGATAAAGATTCCCTAAAAAAGAAATTTAGCATAAATTGATAATAATTAAATATCTATATTCAAATCATTAAATCAATTTTCACCTTTACTAGTGGGCCATTTTCTATAGTTATTTCACCTTCATGTTCTTTAATTATTTCATTGCACAAATATAAACCAAGTCCTCTACTATCCTTATTATCATTATTAGATTTTATAAAAGGTTCAAATATATTATTAAGTATTTCATTTGGAATTGGATCACTATAATTTATTACTTCAACAACATATTTATTATCTAATATAAAAGAATTAACATATATCTCATTTCCTCCATAGGAATATTTTATTGCATTATCAATTATATTGATTAGTACTTGTCTAATTTTATCCTGCTGTACTTTAACTATACCTTCACTTATATTTTGTATTATTTTTAATGAGTATTTATTAGCCTTTATATTCATATCATTACAACTTTGACTAATAAGTTCTTTCATATCAACATCTCTAAGTTCTTCTTTAATAACATACATACCTTTAGACACATCTATAAGCTCTAATACTAATTTATGGAGTCTATCACTTTCAGAATATATTCTTTCAATAGCTCTTTTATTAAAGTCTTCATCCTGAACCATTCCTGTAAGCAATAATTCAGCATATCCTGATATAGCTGTTAATGGTGTTTTTAACTCATGGGTTACACTATTAAAAAATTCTCTTCTTCCTTTTTCTAATTTATATACCTTTCTTTTTTCCGATTCGATAGTTTCTATTTGTTCCTTTATTTTATCTCTCATATTTATAAATTCTTTTGATAATATGGCAACTTCATCTTTTCCGTGTTCGTCAATATAAATATTATAATCACCATATCCTAATTTTTTTATTGCATCTGTTAATTCTGTAATTGGTTCAGTAATTTTATTTGTCCTTAGATATAAAAATATAAATATTATTATAAAAGTTCCAAGTTCTATTATGTTTATAATATTTATAGTATTTTTATAATTTCTGTATGAAGAATCATAATTTTTTACTATACTTATAATTCCCATATATTTATTATCAATATATATAGGATATGTTAATATTGCATCTACTCCACTATTTTTATATTTTAAATCGACTACTGCTTTACCATCCATTACTGTATTTTTGCTTTTTTGAGTTATACTCCTGAATTCTTCTGGAATATTGCCTTCTATCAGTTCATAGTTTGTATCTCTTATGTCACATTTGCAATCATAATTTAAAGATATATGTTTTATTATATAATTTCCCTCTTCAACCAATGCTTCTTTTTTATCCTTAGTACTGTTAGTTACAACTGTATACTTTACATATTCGTGCGTGCTATTCATTACTTGTTTTAAAAAATTATTTATACTATTCTCCATATTTGAACTTAAAACACGTGTTATTGCAACATTCATTACTATCATAGAAAAGATCAATATAAATATTAAACCGGTTATGAATTTATATCTTATTTTCATATAGATTACCTCATTACATATCCTATTCCAAAAACAGTATCTATAATAGATGAGGCATTTTCTTTATCAAGCTTACTTCTTAATCTTCTAACATGAACATCTACTGTTCTAACCTCACCTTCATAATCAAATCCCCAAACTTTATTTAAAAGGATCTCTCTTGAAAAAACTATATTTTTATTTTTAACAAAAAACTCTAACAATTCATATTCTTGAGGTTTTAATCTAACTTCCTCATCATCTTTAAATACAATTCTACCCTCTAAATTTATTTTAATAAATTTATTTATATATATAAATTCTTCCTCTGATTTCTCTTTATATTTATTAACTCTTCTTATTGCAACCTTTACCCTAGCTAATACTTCTTTTATATTAAATGGTTTAGTAATATAATCATCTGCCCCTAGTTCTAATCCTAAAACCTTGTCCACAATATCGTTACGTGCAGTTAACATAATTATTGGAATACAATATTTAGCATTTATATGCTTACATAATTCAAATCCACTCTCATCTGGTAAATTTATATCCAACAATATTAAATCTGGCTTAAAAAATTTTAAAGTTTCTTTAGCATCTTTAGATAAAAATACACCTTTAGCTATATATCCATCTGCTCTTAGAGCAGACACTAAAATATCATTTATAGATATTTCATCTTCAACTACAAGAACCTTCAAGTCCATTATAAAATCCTCCTATTGTTCTATTTATGTAAAAAAATCTATATTAAAAATTAAATTATAATATACTTTATAAAATATATATTAGAATATTACTGACTTTTCTCAGTAATATTCTAATATTTTTAGTTATTTAAACTACTTAACAGTTTCTAATTTTTAAGGTCTATATTGTTCTTCTATTCTTACTACTACATTATTTTCTAAATATATATATGCCAGAAAGCTTCCATAGTTTAAATCCAAGTTTTTTAAATTTTTATAATCTACTCTTTGTAAATCTAGAGCATTTAAATTATTACGATATCCACATATATATATATCTGCATTTTGAGATATTTCATAAGCTTCTAAACTCTTATTTTTATTTCTAATATAGTAACCATTATACAAGCCTCCATCATGCAAAAGATCTTTTCTGCCATCTTTTATTGCTTCTCTTTCAGCTGTTCTATCATTTCCATCTTTATTAAAGAAAAATTCTACATCATCTATTTTTAAATATCTTTTACCATTTTGTTCGTATATTTCATTTATAAATCCTATCTGTTTTCCATTTTTAACTTTTTTGTTGCCATTTTCTTCTTGAATATTTTTTACTTTTTCAGTGTTATTTTCTTGTTGAACCTCTTTTTTAACTTCAATTATTTTAAGATTTAATTCAGCTTCTCTATCATATTGTTCTATTTTACCTTCATACTTTATAGTTCCTACCTTGCTCGTATCTATACTATTATTATTCCAAACAACTCCAACTTCCTTATCTTCATTATTTATTTTTGCTTTGATTTTATCTGGTAATTGATATTCATTATTTTGATATACATTTACATATAATTTAGTAACTTCAAATTTTGATTTTATATCGTTTAATAATTTTTTCATGTTTTCAATATCAACATTATTACTTACAGCTAATTTTATAAAATAATACGCATCATCTATTCTATTCTTTTCTATATATTTATTTTTTATTTCTATATAAGCCCCTTTATTAGACTTATCCATTGAAATTGCTTTTTCAAAAGAGCTTTTAGCATCATCATACTTTCCTGAATTTAAAAAATTAGTTCCATCTTTAATAAATTTTTTTATTTCGTTCTCTTTCATTGCCTCTTGTTGTTTTACATCATTTGTTAATATACTTGTTTTTTGTTTCTTTCCGCAGCCTGAAACACTTAGCATAACTATTAATATTAATGTTAATGAGATTATAAACTTTTTTCTCATGAATTTTCACTCCTGTATTTGGTGTACCTAAATATCATCATAATATTTTTATCACAATTAATATATTGAGTAAATTGCATAATTCATTTTAAAATATAAATGTATCAATATATTGTATTAATATATTTGTATTAATATATTTGTATTAGAAATATTTTAATTATGCAACTTTTATATTTACTAAAATACTTCAGTATAAGAATTAAAAATACATTTCTAATTTAATAACTTTGATTTATAAGTACACCTTTAAAGATTTAACCAATCTATTTTAACTTATTTAAAATCCTATAATTTTAAGGTCTATACTGTTCTTCTATTTTTACTATTACATTATTTTCTACATATATATAGAATAAAGCTTTACTTTGTCCATAAACATTATCCAAAGTTTTAAAATTTTCATAACTAATTCCTTGCAAATCTATAGTATTAATATTTTTATCCACATGATACTTACAAATATCTATCTCTACATTTTTAGATATTTCATATTCTTCTAAAGTATTATCTTTATTTCTAAGATAATAATCATCTTCTACTCTTCCCTCTGGTAACTTCTTTCCATCTTTTATAGCTTCTCTTTCTGCAGTCCTATCATTAGCGTCTTTGTTTTTAAAAAATTCCACATCATCATATTTTAAATATCTCTTACCGTTTTTTTCATATATTTCATTTATAAATCCTATCTGTTTTCCATTTTTAACTTCTCTTAAATTTTGATTTTCATCCTCTTTTGTAGAGTTGTTAATATTTTTCACATCTTTGCCTCTGTTTTCTTCTCTTTCTTTTGGAGATTCTAATACTTTAAGATATAATTCAGCACATCTATCATATTCTTCTATTTTACCTTGGTATTTTATAGTTCCTGTTTCACTTGTATCTGCATTATTATCCCAAATAACTCCAACTTCCTTATCCTCATTGTTTATTTTAACATTAATTTTATATGGTAATTTGTATTCATTATTTTGATATACATTTACATATAATTTAGTAACTTCAAATTTTGCTTTTATATCACTTAATAATTTTTTCATATTTTCAGTATCTACATTATTGTTTACAGCTAGTTTTATAAAATAATAAGCATCATCTAATCTGTTTTTTTCCATATATTTATTTTTTATTTCTATATAAGATCCCTTATTAGATTTTTCCATTAGAATTGCTTTTTCAAAAGAGCTTTTAGCATCATCATATTTGCCTACATTTAAAAAATCAGTTCCATTTTTAATAAACTTTTTCACTTCATTTTCTTTCATGGCTTCTTGTTGTTTTACATTGTTGGTCAATACACTTGTCTTTTCCTTTTTACCACAACCTGAAATAATTAACATAGTTATTAATATTAATAGTAAAGAAATTATAGCTTTTTTTCTCATAAAAATTCACTCCTCCTATTTAG
Above is a window of Clostridium sporogenes DNA encoding:
- the rodA gene encoding rod shape-determining protein RodA, producing the protein MIRRKNIDFKKSFNLKRHIKYFDVFLFAMVIFISLFGILMISSATSNFEDGKKYIITQILSLIIGLIFMFIIIYIDYRNIGRAYKIIYIFNFLLLAGVILLGTGKEQWGAQRWIRIGGIGIQPSEIAKIGFIITFAKFLELVKDNLNKIKYLFSALCFVGVPIILVMIQPDLGTALSFIFITITMIYICGIDYKYILGGFLSCIIVIPIAWQYILKAYQKNRILVFLNPDSDPTGGGYHVLQSKISVGSGQFFGTGLFKGTHAQNFLPEKHTDFIFALVGEELGFMGSMILVLLFLIIVLRCISIAKSAKDNLGSYICVGVASMLMFQTFVNIGMCIGIMPVTGIPLPFISYGGSSLVTNFVAMGLVLNVGLRHKPINFYKGSIND
- a CDS encoding ATP-binding protein, producing the protein MKIKSNLNQLILIGFLVMFSSQICIKLFVNYFNISFGIIILIIILYMIEIDNKIMVALTSSFLVYLIRFSVYFLENNEINSALKFGIINHFPEFIFYLVYITIYFITIKNKNLNSLLFKLIICDFFANFTEMYIRHTIYLENFNFNIIIGLLFVAFLRSTLIWIMINLMIRYNTTLLKKEHTERYIKLLTSNSTLKSEIYLMEKSMDNIENVMGKSYKLYMYATQKNLDDKFKTEIMKIAKDIHEIKKEFNLIVRGVNELTNTKELKDSMNYYEIIDILRHMINIEIKNTNLKFKIQKGENFTTIHHYYLISIFRNVIMNSIDSLKNSFSGLIYLNHSNRTIDNTEGHYFEIIDNGIGIAKEDKKYIFNPGFSTKINFDTGDINRGLGLSIVKDIVENKLNGVVKLTSSKSKGTKFMIFIPKDSLEGGRI
- a CDS encoding response regulator, with amino-acid sequence MRILIIDDDINVHKILNKIINHECLGDVIESTALNGEIGGFFIEKEKPDIVIVDLLMPGKDGLTLIKEYKAKYPNIQYIMLSQVSSKNMIAKAYENGIEFYISKPINAIEVKSILKKVINNEIMKKKLGNIDSILKKDNYTTNIKSIMNKLGILGESGCDDIIKSIEYIIQSDSKESYTLKELFKKISDKPKSIEQRIRRTAFVALNNIANLGLEDYMNDTFVEFSNSIFSFEEVKKEMDYIRGTSHEKGSVNVKKFLQGIAYYINK
- a CDS encoding PTS sugar transporter subunit IIC codes for the protein MEILKGMGLLLFTLGLFSLFSFKAPKGSKAMSGLANAAVATFLVEAIHKYISGNFLGFTFLGKVGSVSGSMGGVAAAILVPISMGVNPIYAVVAGVALGGYGILPGFIAGYIVGLIAPIFDKKLPEGLNTIIGALLIAPLARFIAMGIDPVVNATLVNIGQMISIAAQQSPLIMGFLLGGIMKVVCTSPLSSMAVTAMLGLQGLAMGIAGIACVGGSFTNGIIFKRLKLGDKSNIIAVMLEPLTQAPIVTKNPIPIYGSNILGGGLAGLSAAYFNIINNAPGTASPIPGLLAPFGFNDPKKVLIAVIFAVIGGTIGGLVGSIVFKGFAKKDYKSDEIPNNDINNICGKASTEIATDTADTNVDSLNAKSNTESNAF
- the serS gene encoding serine--tRNA ligase yields the protein MLDLKFIRENPEVVKQNIKNKFQDNKINLVDEVIALDAELREVKKEVESLRANRNKISKQIGALMAQGKKEEAEETKNKVTAHSEELAKLDEKEADLSKKVKDILMVIPNIIDPSVPIGKDDSENVEVERFGEPVVPDFEIPYHTEIMEKLNGIDLDSARKVAGNGFYYFMGDIARLHSAVISYARDFMINRGFTYCIPPFMIRSEVVTGVMSFAEMDSMMYKIEGEDLYLIGTSEHSMIGKFIDTILKEDSLPQTLTSYSPCFRKEKGAHGIEERGIYRIHQFEKQEMIVVCKPEESMDWYDKLWKNTVDLFRSLDIPVRTLECCSGDLADLKVKSVDVEAWSPRQKKYFEVGSCSNLGDAQARRLKIRVDGKDGKYFAHTLNNTVVAPPRMLIAFLENNLNEDGSINIPTVLQPYMGGKTVIK
- a CDS encoding HAMP domain-containing histidine kinase, whose translation is MKIRYKFITGLIFILIFSMIVMNVAITRVLSSNMENSINNFLKQVMNSTHEYVKYTVVTNSTKDKKEALVEEGNYIIKHISLNYDCKCDIRDTNYELIEGNIPEEFRSITQKSKNTVMDGKAVVDLKYKNSGVDAILTYPIYIDNKYMGIISIVKNYDSSYRNYKNTINIINIIELGTFIIIFIFLYLRTNKITEPITELTDAIKKLGYGDYNIYIDEHGKDEVAILSKEFINMRDKIKEQIETIESEKRKVYKLEKGRREFFNSVTHELKTPLTAISGYAELLLTGMVQDEDFNKRAIERIYSESDRLHKLVLELIDVSKGMYVIKEELRDVDMKELISQSCNDMNIKANKYSLKIIQNISEGIVKVQQDKIRQVLINIIDNAIKYSYGGNEIYVNSFILDNKYVVEVINYSDPIPNEILNNIFEPFIKSNNDNKDSRGLGLYLCNEIIKEHEGEITIENGPLVKVKIDLMI
- a CDS encoding response regulator transcription factor; translation: MDLKVLVVEDEISINDILVSALRADGYIAKGVFLSKDAKETLKFFKPDLILLDINLPDESGFELCKHINAKYCIPIIMLTARNDIVDKVLGLELGADDYITKPFNIKEVLARVKVAIRRVNKYKEKSEEEFIYINKFIKINLEGRIVFKDDEEVRLKPQEYELLEFFVKNKNIVFSREILLNKVWGFDYEGEVRTVDVHVRRLRSKLDKENASSIIDTVFGIGYVMR
- a CDS encoding Ig-like domain-containing protein gives rise to the protein MRKKFIISLTLILIVMLSVSGCGKKQKTSILTNDVKQQEAMKENEIKKFIKDGTNFLNSGKYDDAKSSFEKAISMDKSNKGAYIEIKNKYIEKNRIDDAYYFIKLAVSNNVDIENMKKLLNDIKSKFEVTKLYVNVYQNNEYQLPDKIKAKINNEDKEVGVVWNNNSIDTSKVGTIKYEGKIEQYDREAELNLKIIEVKKEVQQENNTEKVKNIQEENGNKKVKNGKQIGFINEIYEQNGKRYLKIDDVEFFFNKDGNDRTAEREAIKDGRKDLLHDGGLYNGYYIRNKNKSLEAYEISQNADIYICGYRNNLNALDLQRVDYKNLKNLDLNYGSFLAYIYLENNVVVRIEEQYRP
- a CDS encoding Ig-like domain-containing protein, whose amino-acid sequence is MRKKAIISLLLILITMLIISGCGKKEKTSVLTNNVKQQEAMKENEVKKFIKNGTDFLNVGKYDDAKSSFEKAILMEKSNKGSYIEIKNKYMEKNRLDDAYYFIKLAVNNNVDTENMKKLLSDIKAKFEVTKLYVNVYQNNEYKLPYKINVKINNEDKEVGVIWDNNADTSETGTIKYQGKIEEYDRCAELYLKVLESPKEREENRGKDVKNINNSTKEDENQNLREVKNGKQIGFINEIYEKNGKRYLKYDDVEFFKNKDANDRTAEREAIKDGKKLPEGRVEDDYYLRNKDNTLEEYEISKNVEIDICKYHVDKNINTIDLQGISYENFKTLDNVYGQSKALFYIYVENNVIVKIEEQYRP